In Mobula hypostoma chromosome 11, sMobHyp1.1, whole genome shotgun sequence, the following are encoded in one genomic region:
- the LOC134354188 gene encoding nicotinate-nucleotide pyrophosphorylase [carboxylating]-like isoform X3, translated as METMSDPAHLLPPHSLRSLAHQWLLEDSHQLDWAGAVVGERSVGAALLLKSPGVLAGSPFAQAIFQETGCRFHWLKRDGEHLEPVCTVAHIWGPARALLLAERVALNVLGRASGIATSCRSAQELVYSLGWGGRLAGTRKTTPGFRLVEKHAMVVGGVDTHRYSLGDLIMLKDNHMVVVGDIAKGVKQARVIAGIYNKIEVEARSLDEARQAALAGSDIVMLDNFPPQELQEAARALKEEFPGLLIEASGGITQDNLPLYLSPHINVISLGAFTQRLTAIDFSMKVLPELGSGPESRSFTTPEPSLGPSDF; from the exons ATGGAAACAATGTCGGACCCAGCTCATCTCTTGCCGCCTCATTCCCTGCGTAGCCTAGCACACCAGTGGTTGCTGGAGGACTCTCACCAGCTGGACTGGGCAGGGGCTGTAGTGGGGGAAAGGTCAGTGGGAGCCGCCCTCCTTCTCAAGTCTCCCGGGGTGTTAGCTGGTTCGCCCTTCGCTCAGGCCATCTTCCAGGAGACTGGTTGTCGATTCCACTGGCTGAAACGGGACGGGGAGCACCTGGAGCCTGTCTGCACTGTGGCCCATATCTGGGGCCCGGCACGGGCCCTGCTGCTGGCCGAGAGAGTTGCCCTCAATGTTCTTGGACGAGCCAGTGGGATTGCTACCTCCTGCCGCTCTGCCCAAGAGCTAGTGTACTCCCTAGGTTGGGGTGGGCGGCTGGCAGGCACCCGCAAGACTACCCCTGGCTTTCGGCTGGTGGAGAAGCATGCCATGGTAGTGGGCGGAGTGGATACCCACCGTTACAGCCTTGGAGACCTGATCATGCTCAAGGACAACCACATGGTGGTGGTCGGCGACATTGCTAAG GGAGTGAAACAAGCCCGGGTGATCGCAGGCATCTATAACAAGATCGAGGTGGAGGCTCGCTCGCTGGATGAGGCACGCCAGGCTGCTCTGGCTGGATCTGACATCGTGATGCTGGATAACTTTCCTCcacag GAATTGCAGGAAGCAGCCAGGGCCCTGAAGGAAGAGTTCCCGGGGCTGTTGATCGAAGCCAGTGGTGGAATCACTCAGGATAACTTACCCCTTTACCTCAGTCCTCACATCAATGTAATCTCTCTGGGAGCCTTCACACAGCGGCTGACCGCCATTGATTTCTCCATGAAGGTTCTCCCCGAGCTGGGCAGTGGCCCCGAGTCCAGATCTTTTACCACACCGGAGCCTTCCTTGGGACCTAGTGACTTCTAG
- the LOC134354188 gene encoding nicotinate-nucleotide pyrophosphorylase [carboxylating]-like isoform X2, with protein sequence MVQMALDSLPTMETMSDPAHLLPPHSLRSLAHQWLLEDSHQLDWAGAVVGERSVGAALLLKSPGVLAGSPFAQAIFQETGCRFHWLKRDGEHLEPVCTVAHIWGPARALLLAERVALNVLGRASGIATSCRSAQELVYSLGWGGRLAGTRKTTPGFRLVEKHAMVVGGVDTHRYSLGDLIMLKDNHMVVVGDIAKGVKQARVIAGIYNKIEVEARSLDEARQAALAGSDIVMLDNFPPQELQEAARALKEEFPGLLIEASGGITQDNLPLYLSPHINVISLGAFTQRLTAIDFSMKVLPELGSGPESRSFTTPEPSLGPSDF encoded by the exons ATGGtccagatggctcttgat AGCTTACCAACCATGGAAACAATGTCGGACCCAGCTCATCTCTTGCCGCCTCATTCCCTGCGTAGCCTAGCACACCAGTGGTTGCTGGAGGACTCTCACCAGCTGGACTGGGCAGGGGCTGTAGTGGGGGAAAGGTCAGTGGGAGCCGCCCTCCTTCTCAAGTCTCCCGGGGTGTTAGCTGGTTCGCCCTTCGCTCAGGCCATCTTCCAGGAGACTGGTTGTCGATTCCACTGGCTGAAACGGGACGGGGAGCACCTGGAGCCTGTCTGCACTGTGGCCCATATCTGGGGCCCGGCACGGGCCCTGCTGCTGGCCGAGAGAGTTGCCCTCAATGTTCTTGGACGAGCCAGTGGGATTGCTACCTCCTGCCGCTCTGCCCAAGAGCTAGTGTACTCCCTAGGTTGGGGTGGGCGGCTGGCAGGCACCCGCAAGACTACCCCTGGCTTTCGGCTGGTGGAGAAGCATGCCATGGTAGTGGGCGGAGTGGATACCCACCGTTACAGCCTTGGAGACCTGATCATGCTCAAGGACAACCACATGGTGGTGGTCGGCGACATTGCTAAG GGAGTGAAACAAGCCCGGGTGATCGCAGGCATCTATAACAAGATCGAGGTGGAGGCTCGCTCGCTGGATGAGGCACGCCAGGCTGCTCTGGCTGGATCTGACATCGTGATGCTGGATAACTTTCCTCcacag GAATTGCAGGAAGCAGCCAGGGCCCTGAAGGAAGAGTTCCCGGGGCTGTTGATCGAAGCCAGTGGTGGAATCACTCAGGATAACTTACCCCTTTACCTCAGTCCTCACATCAATGTAATCTCTCTGGGAGCCTTCACACAGCGGCTGACCGCCATTGATTTCTCCATGAAGGTTCTCCCCGAGCTGGGCAGTGGCCCCGAGTCCAGATCTTTTACCACACCGGAGCCTTCCTTGGGACCTAGTGACTTCTAG
- the LOC134354188 gene encoding nicotinate-nucleotide pyrophosphorylase [carboxylating]-like isoform X1, producing MPTPSNPPYLHTSQSLPTMETMSDPAHLLPPHSLRSLAHQWLLEDSHQLDWAGAVVGERSVGAALLLKSPGVLAGSPFAQAIFQETGCRFHWLKRDGEHLEPVCTVAHIWGPARALLLAERVALNVLGRASGIATSCRSAQELVYSLGWGGRLAGTRKTTPGFRLVEKHAMVVGGVDTHRYSLGDLIMLKDNHMVVVGDIAKGVKQARVIAGIYNKIEVEARSLDEARQAALAGSDIVMLDNFPPQELQEAARALKEEFPGLLIEASGGITQDNLPLYLSPHINVISLGAFTQRLTAIDFSMKVLPELGSGPESRSFTTPEPSLGPSDF from the exons ATGCCAacaccctctaatcctccttATCTGCACACTTCGCAGAGCTTACCAACCATGGAAACAATGTCGGACCCAGCTCATCTCTTGCCGCCTCATTCCCTGCGTAGCCTAGCACACCAGTGGTTGCTGGAGGACTCTCACCAGCTGGACTGGGCAGGGGCTGTAGTGGGGGAAAGGTCAGTGGGAGCCGCCCTCCTTCTCAAGTCTCCCGGGGTGTTAGCTGGTTCGCCCTTCGCTCAGGCCATCTTCCAGGAGACTGGTTGTCGATTCCACTGGCTGAAACGGGACGGGGAGCACCTGGAGCCTGTCTGCACTGTGGCCCATATCTGGGGCCCGGCACGGGCCCTGCTGCTGGCCGAGAGAGTTGCCCTCAATGTTCTTGGACGAGCCAGTGGGATTGCTACCTCCTGCCGCTCTGCCCAAGAGCTAGTGTACTCCCTAGGTTGGGGTGGGCGGCTGGCAGGCACCCGCAAGACTACCCCTGGCTTTCGGCTGGTGGAGAAGCATGCCATGGTAGTGGGCGGAGTGGATACCCACCGTTACAGCCTTGGAGACCTGATCATGCTCAAGGACAACCACATGGTGGTGGTCGGCGACATTGCTAAG GGAGTGAAACAAGCCCGGGTGATCGCAGGCATCTATAACAAGATCGAGGTGGAGGCTCGCTCGCTGGATGAGGCACGCCAGGCTGCTCTGGCTGGATCTGACATCGTGATGCTGGATAACTTTCCTCcacag GAATTGCAGGAAGCAGCCAGGGCCCTGAAGGAAGAGTTCCCGGGGCTGTTGATCGAAGCCAGTGGTGGAATCACTCAGGATAACTTACCCCTTTACCTCAGTCCTCACATCAATGTAATCTCTCTGGGAGCCTTCACACAGCGGCTGACCGCCATTGATTTCTCCATGAAGGTTCTCCCCGAGCTGGGCAGTGGCCCCGAGTCCAGATCTTTTACCACACCGGAGCCTTCCTTGGGACCTAGTGACTTCTAG